A window of Felis catus isolate Fca126 chromosome A3, F.catus_Fca126_mat1.0, whole genome shotgun sequence genomic DNA:
ttttatataaatggtataaaTCCATGCTGATAAATTGGGATCAGATTTCAAGTCATGCTAGCAAATGTATCTAGAAATAATCTAAGTCAATTTATGATAGAGCCAGTAATGCCATAGCTACCTACTTTGTCCATTTAGGAATTTTAGGAAATCTAATTTCCTGTTTAAAAGTGATGTTCTATGCCAAGCATTCAATTCGAGGCCATTCtcctttttctgaatttttttgcttattcattttcagTTTCCAAAGCAAGAAAGATGTACAGACAGAAAAACGCCCTTGTGCAGATGGTAATGGAGGTGAAGGTTGTTTAGCTGCTAATGTGGAGGCGAACATTTCAAGAGACCAAGAAAAGTAAGTCTGTATCGTAGAATGTTGTAGAAAGTCATTTTGGGGTATAGCAATGGTGGCTAACACGCCTGAATTTCTAAAAATCCTGCTGATCGATTATCTAGGACTCTCCTGACACAAATCATAGACTTGAACGCACCCGTGAGGCCTGGCATTCTTGTCCAGAGACGGAGTAAAGAAGCATTGATCACACccttagaagagaaagaaaacatggaagaagagggggaggacaTAGTAAGAGAGAAGCAAGAACCTAAGAATGCTGAAGGAAATGGTCAAGAGGTGACGGACTTTTCTACTCTCAAGGGGCCGTTTAGAATTTGTTTAATTGAAAAGGTGGTAAATGACTTGGCTGGGTCCAATGACATGGCTTTGCCTGCAACTTAAGTTTTTACCTGAAAGGAGCATCGTGTCTGCAGTCATCCAAACCATCTTCTTAGCTCATCAGTCTGTGTTATTAAACCAGTCATACGTGCCAAATCTAGACACTTTCCCATTCTTTACTCTTACATTTGTGTTGTTCCTAATAGTTCCCCTTCATTGTGCTTTCCCCAGAATCCTAAGGTCTCAGAGCTGGAGGAGTCCTTGGAGATCATCTAGGGATCCAGCCCTTTCatgttacaaatgagaaaatgagatgaATTGCTCAAGGTCATTCTTCCCCCCTAGCCAAGCTCAGGACCAGGCCCCACGCCCCCGTTTTGGTTCCAGGCTCCTTATACAACAGCATACAATCACCCCTGCACCTTCTCGAGCTCCCTGTTGGGGCTCCCTGATAGGGACAGTTCACATCTTCCCTTACACAAGGCCTAAGCCCAGAGGCAGAATGACAGTGCAGGGGGCTCCTTTGtaaccatagaaatacaaaaatgagaTCATGATGGATTACCGCTGCTTTCCTGTATCACTTAGAAACACTTCTTCTGTTTCTCACGAACAATGcttctatatttaatttaaaatataaattaagttaaaaatataaacttaggTGTTTTAAAGAAGGGCTTGTTGCTTTCGTAAATTAAGCATTTGACTGTTGACCCATTCTCTTGCAGGATGAGGATTTGCAAAAACCACCCATACCTGTCACCAGAAGTCAATCAGCTGTTGAAAACCACAGAAGACCTTTAAAAGGAGTGACATTTTCTAGGGAGGTAATTGTTGTGGACCTTGGGAAGGAATACCCGAAACCTCAAAGCTACCCTTTAGAACATAAAGAGAGAAGATTAGCTCAGAAAAGTGTGggtaaatgaaatgtaaaattagaTGAACAATGAAATGACTGGGGGTACAAGATCATGATGAAATGGCAAAGTATGGGGGAATTAAGCAAATACAGATAGTATTTTACCTTTGTGCAGAAACAAGTGGGCTACATgcaaaatttttaagtaaaataccCAGAGCttgaatatagttttttttttttaactcgaATCTGAGTTCAAGAAATGTATTGTATTAAGTGTCCTTAAAACACTATCTACTCAAACACTGTTCTAACATGTGAATAAAGTTATTTGTGTTTGTGCAGATGTCTGTTAGGCAAGTCATATTTAAGGGGAACTTTGGGGATAGCATGTTTTTGATGCTGTCATCACAGGCATTCATGACCAAATGCTATTACTGTTATCATCATGGAAACTTCCAATAACAAGGACTAGGATCTCCTACTACATAATCCCTGTTGAACTCAGTCCTCAAACCCTTATTGTACTGACAgctgctttgggtttttttttttttttaacatttatttatttttaagagagagagttagagcatgagtgggggaggaacagagagagaaggagacacgggatctgaggtaggctccaggctctgagatgtcagcacagagcctgacgcggggcttgaactcatggaccgtgagatcatgacctgaggtgaagttggacagttaacccactgaaccacccaggctcccgaaCTGACAGCTGCTTTGTAAGATTGCTAGAAAAAAACCCTACCGTCACCAACAAAACATGCTGTTGCTTCAGGCGAGTCCTGAGTTTACACTATTCTTGATTTCAGTAGTTTAAAATCTGCTGTCCATATGTGGAATAAGATAGTATAGGCCATTAAATCATCCAAACTGCTGCAGTAAACATTGTTAAATGTGTAAGAGGACATGAGAGAGATAAAAagcagaaggggtgcctgggtggcctagttagttaagcttccgactcttaatttcggctcaggtcatgatttcgaggtttgtgggttcaagcaccgcatcgggctcagcactgacagtatggagcctgcttgggattctccttttttctgtctctctctctgcccctcccccaatcactgctcatgtgcactctctctctcaaacttaaaaaaaaaaaagcagaaggggagcctggggtgggggtggggggctcagtcagttaagcagctgacttcaattcaagtcatgatctcgcagttcctgagttcgagccctgccttgggctctgagcttacagctcagagcctggaggctgcttcagattctgtctctctctctctctctctctctctctctctctctctctgcccctcccctacttgctctctttctctctctctctctcaaaaataaacatttttttaaaaaagcagaagacAGAAGACATAGCATTTGATTCAGGGTCTAGCACATTGTCATGTGTATGACACATGCTCAATGTTGAGTGATTGAAAGAGTAAGTGATACATTTAGAATGTGACTAATTCTAAATGAAGAGTACTGACACCCTTTGATATTGAGAGAAGTCCTTGTAGTCTGGGGTTGTTCCACTGTGAGAAGGAACTTAATGAATGGAAGGATTGGATAATACAAGCAGAAGGAAGAGTGTTTTTCAGCTGGGGAAAGGCATAAGCCAAAACAAAGTGAGAATGTGGGTCAAGTTTGGTGGACCCCAGTTACCTGGGGCTGTAGGTTGTCATTGAGAGTTGAGAGAGAACAGTGAAGTGTAGTGAGGAGTAAGAGTAAGGTCACTCTTGGGATTCTAGGCTGGAGGTATAGGGTGGAGAAGGGATAAAAGCAGTATGGACttcagggaagaggggagggatggTCTACAAAAATATTCAGAGCCCATGAGCTACCTACCAGCACTTAAAAATCTGGGTCTTTCACCTgatgataatattaaaattttttttaattgtggcaaagtacacataacataacatttaccatcttaactatttttaagtgcgTAGTTTAATAGTGTAaggtacaggggcacctaggtggttcagtgggttaagtgtccaacttcggctcaggtcatgaactcatggttcgcgagttcaagccccaagttggactctctgctgtcagcacagagcccggagcctgcttcaggtcctctgcttccctctctctctccccctcccctgctcatgtgctctttctctctcaaaagcaaatatttaaaaataataatagtaacaataaaaataaaagtaaatggtGTAAAGTACATTTACCTTGGACAACCACCACCACAGAGCTCTTTGCATCTTGCAAAACTTGTAACTCTGTGCCTAGTAAACCTAATCCTTCTTTCAGCCTGCCCCAACCCCTGGTaagcaccattctactttttgtttctatgaatttgattactctaagtacctcatataagtggaatcacagtATATGTGAttatttcacctagcatgatattctcaagattcatccatgggTCAAGAACTTCcctcctttttaagaaaaattaaagtatagTTAATACAATGtcacattaatttcaggtgtacatcatagtgattcaacaagtcaaCACATTATGcggtgctcaccacaagtgtcgCTACCGTCTGTCCTCACACATCACTATCACAATACCCTATATTGTACcttttatctctgtgacttattcattctgtaactaGAAGCCTGGACctgcccctctccttcacccatttacccatcccccctctctcccctctgacaaccattaGTTAGTTCTCTGTGTTCCTGGGTCTGTTTCTggtgtcatttattcattttgttttttagattccacatagaagtgaaatcatgtggaatttgcctttctctgactgacttatttcacttagcgtcataccctctaggtccatctgtgttgtcacaaatggccaGATCTcatccttttgatggctgagtactattccactgtgtatatgcgtatgtgtttgtgtgtaatatatacatacacatctcacatctttatccattcatctatatcTGTgcacacttgggttgtttccatatcttggctattataaataatgctgcaatgaacataggcaTGCAgatatcttctcaaattagtgttttcacttcccctgggtaaataccaagggaattactggatcatatagtatttgtatttttaattttttgaggaacctccatactctatTCCACAacgactgtaccaatttacatcctcaccagcaggaacaagggttcctttttctctacatcctcaccaacgtgttatttcttatctttgggATTCTAACCATTCTGATAGATATAAATGTAtctctcattttggttttggtttgcagttccctaatgattattgatattgagcatctttttacgtGTCTATTGACCATCTGTTtgttatctttggaaaaatgtctaggtcctctgcccattttttaaaaggattgtttatttatttatttattttttttttcaacgtttatttatttttaggacagagagagacagagcatgaacgggggaggggcagagagagagggagacacagaatcggaaacaggctccaggctctgagccatcagcccagagcctgacgcggggctcgaactcatggaccgcgagatcgtgacctggctgaagtcggacgcttaaccgactgcgccacccaggcgccccaggattatttatttttttgatgttgagttatataagttctttatatgtttaggTATTAGGCCCTTAtcgaatatatcatttgcaaatatcttctctctttctgtattctctcaattattttgttgatggtttccttcagctgtgcaaaagctttttttctggtgtagtcccaatagtttatttttgcttttgcttcctttacCCAaggagaaatatctagaataaaGTTTCTATggatgatgtcagagaaattattacctatgttttcttctatgagttttatggtttcaagtctcacatttaggtctttaattcattttgagtttatttttgtgtctggtgtaggaaagtggcccagtttcattctttttcatgtagctgtcagttttcccagcaccatttattgaagagactgtcctttccctataATATAAAGAATTCCCTTACTTTGtaagcctgaataatattccatttgtatgtacataccacattttgcttatccattccaCTTgcgttgtttcttttttcttgtgaataatgttgctatgaatatttacatctttatttataaatttatttattttgagagacagcacatgtgcatgagcatgactgagggagaggcagagagaggagtggggagagagaatcccaaccagactctgtgctgtcagcgcagagtccaatacagggttcaatcccacaaaccatgagatcatgacctgacctgaaaccaagacttggatacttaaccaattcagccacccagacacccctatctaaaattttaatataagacAATTCAGAGTTATGTGGATGATGATTTATTGGTGTGTATTCCTATATGATGTCATGGTTTCGTTGACCATATCTGCATCTGTATTTAGGGTACCAAATTACTTTGTCACAAGCTGAAGAGAAAAGACTAGAGGAGGAATTAATATGTAAATCATGCATCTGTGTCAAATGAAGACCAATTTCCTGGTGATTGACTATACTAATTATGGTTTTGTAAATGTTCCAGTAGAAGAAAATGGTGGGATCATTGGCCATCAGTGCCCATGCTAGTACAGGCACACAGAATTTCCAGTAGGTCATTGGTGCCACAGCTATGGGGTGAACAGTAGAACAGTCAAAGAACAaatgttaatttgtattttattggttttatgcttttgtttgtATTTGAGTTGTAAATTAGTTTTGTCTTCTGGTTGCATGAGAGCTCTAAGGATTAGAAGTTGATACCTGGTTTCATGTTTCTACATAGtaatgggagggggcagaggcatGAGATTTTTCCTCCAGGATTAGGTTATCAAGAGTAGCAACCAGAAGATAAATGGAGATGGCTCTAGGGACAATTCAGGTTTGAAGGATGAGGATCCAGGATAGGGAAGTGGCAGCACACAAGGAGATTATGAAGAGAGTAACGAATGTCAGTTTCTGGTGAGATGTGGGAGGAAAATGAGGAGGGCACCAAGATGACTTCTGAGTTGGGATACCTAGGGACTGTCAGAAATAGGAAAGTCCAAAGAGGGGACTAATTGGAGAAAAGAGATTAGCTGGTTTTTAGATCTGTTGAATTTGAGGTATTTGCCAGAAATTCAACTGAAGATACTCAGTGATCAGTAAAgctttcagagtctgtttccatCTCCTAAGCCATGGATTCAGTGAAAAGTTGAGCAAGTCTCTCTCAATGCCTACTGGTGCTTCTCTTGCAAACTTGCTACCTTTCCTCTTTAATTAGCTGTTGACCCAGGGACTGTCTTCAAATGACTACTCCA
This region includes:
- the CA3H2orf74 gene encoding uncharacterized protein C2orf74 homolog isoform X2, which encodes MALFTCSVPRGSWASLAASFQSKKDVQTEKRPCADGNGGEGCLAANVEANISRDQEKTLLTQIIDLNAPVRPGILVQRRSKEALITPLEEKENMEEEGEDIVREKQEPKNAEGNGQEDEDLQKPPIPVTRSQSAVENHRRPLKGVTFSRELRFTDDDAQAEASCGGYRLLPLRGCLALLGFPGREAHGAYIPGPQVQGLILLTLVELAELLLLSLFNDGGNTGHGFANNRIESWSAWKPHCLSLKRRAAGTVPPSALLVV
- the CA3H2orf74 gene encoding uncharacterized protein C2orf74 homolog isoform X3 — protein: MGSWAWLQLLQFLSSGFLIVFGVRGGELSRSHVSQLSLPSNHLSPHHIYGEKLASKTFQSKKDVQTEKRPCADGNGGEGCLAANVEANISRDQEKTLLTQIIDLNAPVRPGILVQRRSKEALITPLEEKENMEEEGEDIVREKQEPKNAEGNGQEDEDLQKPPIPVTRSQSAVENHRRPLKGVTFSREVIVVDLGKEYPKPQSYPLEHKERRLAQKSVGK
- the CA3H2orf74 gene encoding uncharacterized protein C2orf74 homolog isoform X4, with the translated sequence MSLLANPLAFEITAITFFILLLICFICILLLLVFFLYKCFQSKKDVQTEKRPCADGNGGEGCLAANVEANISRDQEKTLLTQIIDLNAPVRPGILVQRRSKEALITPLEEKENMEEEGEDIVREKQEPKNAEGNGQEDEDLQKPPIPVTRSQSAVENHRRPLKGVTFSREVIVVDLGKEYPKPQSYPLEHKERRLAQKSVGK